The DNA sequence CGCTCGTTCCCATCATCCCCGCGCGCACCAGCGCCAGGTCGCAGGCCGCGTACGCCTCGGCGATGGGATCGAGGTAGCGCACCACGCGCACATCGGCGCGGTCGTACTGCGCAAACGATTCGTACTGCCCCTTCCCCGTGGCCCACAGCACGCAGAGATCCCGCGGCAGGCCCGCATCAACCCAGGCGGCCATCGCCTTGTTCAGCGCGCGCGCCCCCTGGCTGCCGCCGAAGACGAGGAGCACGCGGGCGCTTGCCGGAAACCCCCAGCGTTCGCGCGCGCGCCGCGCGTCGGGGTGAATGTCGGGCGGCGGCGCAATCGGATTGCCGGTGTCGAGATACTCGCAGCGCCCCTTGGGCAGCGTCGCCGCCGCTTCGGGAAAGCCCAGGTAGGCCTCGCGCGTGAAACGCGCGCTGAGGCGCGCGGTCAGGCCCGGATAGGCATCGCCCATGTGCTGCACCACGGGAACGTCGTGACGCCACGCAAAGAGCATCGTGACGCCGGAGGCGTAGCCACCCGTACCGACCACCAGGCGCGGCTGCTGCTCGCGCCGGAGCTGGCGCAGGGCGCCCCACGCGCCGAGCGCGCCGCGCAGCGTGCGCCAGTTCTGCCAGACGCGCGGCCGGTACAGCGGATGCAGGTCAAGCAATGTGTGCGGGAACTCGGTCGAGGGTAGCACGTCCCGCTCGATGCCGCGTTGCGCGCCAATGAAGTGCGGCTGCACGTCGGGACGCAACCGCACGAGGGCGCGCGCGATCGCGAGCCCCGGGTACAGGTGCCCGCCCGTGCCACCGCCCGCGAACCAGACGCTGGTCACCCCGCCATCCCGGGCGCCATGCGCATCGGATCGGTCGCCGCCTCGCCATACACCCGCTCCCTGGTGCTCCCGATGTTCACGAGGATGCCGGTCATCAGGAGCGAGAGCAGCAGGTTGGAGCGGCCGTACGAGATGAATGGCAGCGTGAGTCCCGTCGTCGGCAGGAGGCCGATGGCGACGCCCAGATGGAGAT is a window from the Gemmatimonadaceae bacterium genome containing:
- a CDS encoding UDP-N-acetylglucosamine--N-acetylmuramyl-(pentapeptide) pyrophosphoryl-undecaprenol N-acetylglucosamine transferase, whose product is MTSVWFAGGGTGGHLYPGLAIARALVRLRPDVQPHFIGAQRGIERDVLPSTEFPHTLLDLHPLYRPRVWQNWRTLRGALGAWGALRQLRREQQPRLVVGTGGYASGVTMLFAWRHDVPVVQHMGDAYPGLTARLSARFTREAYLGFPEAAATLPKGRCEYLDTGNPIAPPPDIHPDARRARERWGFPASARVLLVFGGSQGARALNKAMAAWVDAGLPRDLCVLWATGKGQYESFAQYDRADVRVVRYLDPIAEAYAACDLALVRAGMMGTSELSAWGIPMILVPLPTAAADHQTKNAEAIARAGAGVHLPQSELTVERLDATVRGLLGDAARLRTMSAAARARGRPHAADEIARRISALLGVPAEAR